Proteins co-encoded in one Kribbella solani genomic window:
- a CDS encoding uracil-DNA glycosylase, with protein MLWRVTAKGLAELVAPDWAEALSPVETTVARMGEFLRGEIAAGRSYLPAGENVLRAFQRPLGQVKVLVVGQDPYPTPGHPVGLSFSVAPDVRPIPRSLANIYRELMADVGVPAPSNGDLTPWSDQGVLMLNRVLTVQPGKSGAHRGKGWESVTEQAIRALVERGGPLVAILWGRDAQTLKPMLGSTPYVESAHPSPMSADRGFFGSRPFSRVNALLEQQGAAPVDWRLP; from the coding sequence ATGCTGTGGCGGGTGACTGCTAAGGGTTTGGCTGAGTTGGTGGCTCCGGACTGGGCCGAGGCGTTGAGTCCGGTTGAGACGACCGTCGCGCGGATGGGCGAGTTCCTCCGTGGCGAGATCGCAGCCGGACGTTCGTACCTACCGGCCGGTGAGAACGTTCTGCGCGCCTTCCAGCGGCCGCTGGGCCAGGTGAAGGTGTTGGTGGTCGGCCAAGACCCGTACCCGACGCCGGGACACCCGGTGGGACTCAGCTTCTCAGTGGCCCCGGACGTACGGCCGATCCCGCGCAGCCTGGCCAACATCTACCGCGAACTGATGGCCGACGTCGGCGTACCCGCGCCGTCGAACGGTGACCTGACGCCGTGGTCGGACCAGGGCGTACTGATGCTCAACCGAGTACTGACCGTGCAGCCGGGCAAGTCCGGTGCGCACCGGGGCAAGGGCTGGGAGTCCGTCACCGAGCAGGCCATCCGCGCGCTGGTCGAGCGGGGCGGTCCGCTGGTCGCGATCCTCTGGGGCCGAGACGCCCAGACGCTCAAGCCGATGCTGGGCAGCACTCCGTACGTGGAGAGCGCCCACCCGAGCCCGATGTCCGCGGACCGCGGTTTCTTCGGCTCCCGCCCGTTCAGCCGGGTCAACGCCCTCCTGGAGCAGCAGGGCGCCGCACCGGTCGACTGGCGCCTCCCCTAG
- a CDS encoding DUF979 domain-containing protein, giving the protein MIKVEWFYWLCGLFFVVIALQVLNDRSNPKRLGSAAFWGILGVSFGYGTFVVNKQAPSWLLGIAVIGLAVLAGSGFPGKGAERTTTPAERVHLADRFGNKLFLPALVIPMVAALFGAWLAKVKLGDGSLLLQSGSATIIGLGVASILALIVGMTLLRPKSPAIPMHEGRRLLEHIGWTAILPQMLATLGLLFNASGVGKAVGRVTDHLVPKGSLIAAVALYCIGIAVFTIIMGNAFAAFPVMTAAVGWPLLVQQFHGTPAVVFAIGMLAGFCGTLCTPMAANFNLVPAALLQMKDQYGPIKAQIPTAVPLLGCNIVLMYFFAF; this is encoded by the coding sequence ATGATCAAGGTCGAGTGGTTCTACTGGCTGTGCGGGCTCTTCTTCGTCGTGATCGCGCTGCAGGTGCTGAACGATCGCAGCAACCCGAAGCGGCTCGGCAGCGCGGCGTTCTGGGGCATCCTCGGAGTCTCGTTCGGCTACGGCACGTTCGTGGTGAACAAGCAGGCGCCGTCCTGGCTGCTCGGCATCGCGGTCATCGGTCTCGCGGTCCTGGCCGGATCGGGTTTCCCGGGCAAGGGCGCGGAGCGTACGACCACGCCGGCCGAGCGCGTACACCTGGCCGATCGCTTCGGCAACAAGCTGTTCCTGCCCGCGCTGGTGATTCCGATGGTCGCGGCGCTGTTCGGCGCCTGGCTGGCCAAGGTGAAGCTTGGTGACGGCAGCCTGCTCCTGCAGTCCGGTTCCGCGACCATCATCGGCCTCGGCGTCGCGTCGATCCTCGCGCTGATCGTCGGGATGACGCTACTCAGGCCGAAATCCCCTGCGATCCCTATGCACGAAGGGCGGCGGCTGCTGGAGCACATCGGCTGGACCGCGATCCTGCCGCAGATGCTGGCCACGCTGGGGCTGCTGTTCAACGCATCCGGTGTCGGCAAGGCGGTGGGCCGAGTCACCGATCACCTGGTACCCAAAGGTTCGCTCATCGCGGCGGTCGCGCTGTACTGCATCGGGATAGCCGTCTTCACCATCATCATGGGCAATGCGTTCGCCGCGTTCCCGGTGATGACGGCCGCGGTAGGTTGGCCGCTCCTGGTGCAGCAGTTCCACGGCACACCGGCCGTGGTGTTCGCGATCGGCATGCTGGCCGGCTTCTGCGGCACGCTGTGTACGCCGATGGCAGCCAACTTCAATCTGGTCCCAGCGGCTCTGTTGCAGATGAAGGACCAGTACGGCCCGATCAAGGCGCAGATCCCGACCGCTGTCCCGCTGCTGGGCTGCAACATCGTCCTGATGTACTTCTTCGCGTTCTAA
- a CDS encoding DUF2891 family protein, whose translation MEYAAWARIACEVLDTRYPYGSAHASRGPDDVDVTPERLHPAFHGSYDWHSSAHMQWSLVRLLTLAPDQRSIDLLNQRLTPEAIAVEAAYLRERPGYERPYGWAWAAMLVAAARDTHWAAALAPLGAVIADLVMAWLPKQAYPVRHGAHLNSAFALALLHEAYGELGRTDVVEAVRARALDWYGGDTAYDTRFEPSGTDFLSPALSEAELMRRVLPATAFASWLTAFLPGLGKEQHLHLLEVPVTDDSGDGQLAHLAGLALSRAWQLRTIAPALPDVADVLRAGADRQVAAVLPTVTGGDFMSTHWLVSFALLADQA comes from the coding sequence ATGGAGTACGCGGCCTGGGCGCGCATCGCCTGTGAGGTTCTGGACACGCGGTACCCGTATGGCAGCGCGCATGCGTCACGGGGTCCGGACGACGTCGATGTGACTCCGGAGCGGCTGCACCCTGCCTTCCACGGCTCGTACGACTGGCATTCCAGTGCGCACATGCAGTGGTCGCTGGTCCGGCTGCTCACGCTGGCGCCGGATCAGCGCTCGATCGACCTACTCAACCAGCGGCTCACGCCTGAGGCGATCGCTGTCGAGGCTGCGTACCTGCGCGAGCGGCCTGGGTACGAGCGCCCGTACGGCTGGGCGTGGGCCGCCATGCTCGTCGCTGCTGCCCGCGACACCCACTGGGCGGCAGCACTTGCTCCGCTGGGTGCGGTGATCGCGGACCTGGTCATGGCGTGGCTACCGAAGCAGGCGTACCCAGTACGTCACGGCGCACACCTGAACTCGGCCTTCGCACTAGCACTGCTCCACGAGGCGTACGGCGAGCTGGGCCGGACAGATGTGGTCGAGGCGGTCCGGGCGCGGGCGTTGGACTGGTACGGCGGCGACACCGCGTACGACACCCGCTTCGAGCCATCTGGGACAGACTTCTTGTCGCCAGCCCTGTCAGAGGCTGAGCTGATGCGGCGCGTACTGCCCGCTACAGCGTTCGCCAGCTGGCTGACTGCCTTTCTCCCTGGCTTGGGCAAGGAACAGCATCTGCACCTGCTGGAGGTGCCGGTGACGGATGACTCAGGCGATGGTCAGTTGGCGCATCTGGCCGGGCTGGCGTTGTCACGCGCCTGGCAGCTCCGCACGATCGCACCGGCGCTGCCGGACGTGGCCGACGTACTGCGGGCCGGTGCAGACCGTCAGGTCGCGGCAGTACTGCCGACTGTCACCGGCGGGGACTTCATGTCGACGCACTGGCTGGTGTCGTTCGCCCTGCTGGCTGACCAGGCGTAG
- a CDS encoding ABC transporter ATP-binding protein — MNLLPVAGPRATWSVLWQELRRQPWLSSLAALVITGASAAGLVAPWALGALVDAIAGGGDKHAIVRVVLMIGLAALLSGVLTALGVTLAARVGETVLARIRERVLDRVLRLPAPMLEKVRTGDLLSRVGDDVASVASALTEVGPSVLGAALTIVLTVGGMFALDWRLGLAGLLAVPMYLLALHWYLRRSAPYYKQERIAMGERSEAIIASLRGSATVRAYRLEGRQLGKIDATSGAARDISIGVFRLFSSFSARINHAEFTGLTAILVTGFFLVRADSVSIGAVTAAALYFHRLFNPVNIVLMEFDQIQTAAAGMARLAGVLEIEPEPSPAVRLDPADSSLELRQISHRYDGPEVVSDVSLRLEPGERVALVGASGAGKTTLAAIAAGVLRPSAGAVRLGGVQLEALAERQVALLSQEVHVFSGLLVDDVRLARADATDAEIEDALECVGALAWVRALPDGLATVVGESGHQLTGAQAQQLAFARLVLADPPVAVLDEATAEAGSAGARELERASAAATAGRTTLVVAHRLTQAEQADRVVVMDHGHVVESGTHAELLASGGRYAQLWTSWTGTATPGQPAGRTTPASAST, encoded by the coding sequence ATGAATTTGCTTCCTGTTGCCGGTCCGCGCGCGACGTGGTCCGTACTGTGGCAAGAGCTGCGCAGGCAGCCGTGGCTGTCCTCGCTGGCGGCTCTGGTGATCACTGGAGCCAGTGCGGCCGGTCTGGTCGCGCCATGGGCGCTCGGTGCACTGGTGGATGCCATCGCGGGCGGTGGCGACAAGCACGCGATCGTACGCGTTGTGCTGATGATCGGACTGGCTGCACTGCTGTCCGGCGTCCTGACTGCACTTGGCGTGACACTGGCGGCGCGGGTCGGTGAGACCGTACTGGCGCGGATTCGGGAGCGTGTACTGGACCGGGTGCTGCGGTTGCCGGCACCGATGCTGGAGAAGGTGCGGACCGGTGACCTGCTCTCACGGGTCGGTGACGACGTGGCATCGGTCGCGTCCGCGCTGACCGAGGTGGGTCCGTCCGTGCTGGGGGCGGCGTTGACGATTGTGCTGACCGTGGGTGGCATGTTCGCGCTCGACTGGCGGCTCGGTCTGGCCGGGCTGCTCGCCGTACCGATGTACCTCCTCGCGTTGCACTGGTACCTGCGGCGATCGGCGCCGTACTACAAGCAGGAACGCATCGCGATGGGAGAACGGTCCGAAGCGATCATCGCGTCGCTGCGGGGCAGTGCGACCGTCCGCGCGTACCGGCTGGAGGGTCGGCAGCTGGGCAAGATCGACGCGACTTCCGGGGCCGCGCGGGACATCTCGATCGGTGTGTTCCGGCTGTTCAGCTCTTTCTCGGCGCGGATCAACCACGCCGAGTTCACCGGCCTGACAGCGATCCTGGTGACAGGGTTCTTCCTGGTCAGGGCGGACTCGGTCAGCATCGGCGCGGTGACGGCGGCCGCGTTGTACTTCCACCGGTTGTTCAACCCGGTCAACATCGTGCTGATGGAGTTCGACCAGATCCAGACTGCCGCCGCGGGCATGGCGCGGTTGGCGGGCGTACTGGAGATCGAACCGGAACCGTCGCCGGCGGTCCGTCTGGACCCGGCGGACTCGTCACTGGAGTTGCGGCAGATCAGTCACCGCTACGACGGACCAGAGGTCGTCAGTGACGTGTCACTGCGGCTGGAACCAGGAGAACGCGTCGCACTGGTCGGGGCGAGCGGTGCCGGGAAGACCACGCTGGCAGCGATCGCGGCAGGTGTACTCAGGCCGTCTGCCGGCGCCGTACGCCTTGGTGGAGTGCAACTGGAGGCACTGGCGGAGCGGCAGGTCGCTCTGCTCAGTCAGGAAGTGCATGTGTTCTCTGGACTGCTGGTCGATGACGTACGGCTCGCTCGCGCCGACGCTACCGATGCGGAGATCGAGGACGCGCTCGAGTGTGTTGGCGCACTGGCGTGGGTGCGGGCCTTGCCTGACGGTCTGGCGACAGTGGTGGGTGAGAGCGGTCATCAGCTGACCGGTGCGCAGGCACAGCAGCTCGCCTTCGCTCGACTGGTACTCGCGGACCCGCCTGTTGCCGTACTGGATGAGGCGACTGCTGAAGCGGGCAGTGCGGGTGCACGTGAGCTGGAGCGGGCAAGTGCGGCGGCTACGGCAGGGCGTACGACGCTGGTCGTCGCGCACCGACTGACACAAGCGGAGCAGGCGGACCGGGTTGTCGTGATGGACCACGGGCACGTGGTCGAGTCAGGTACCCACGCGGAGCTGCTCGCCAGCGGTGGGCGGTACGCGCAACTGTGGACGAGCTGGACGGGTACTGCTACGCCTGGTCAGCCAGCAGGGCGAACGACACCAGCCAGTGCGTCGACATGA
- a CDS encoding ABC transporter ATP-binding protein yields the protein MSTGELLRRAVRRHRGRMVAGVLMLSLHQATEAAVPVAIGIFVDRAVATSRVQPLLWCVLMMVVLFAVLSNAWKAGARQVVWAIEYETHLLRLEIAQRVLDPRGHRTGLRSGELLSIATSDAEKAALVMRGVSIGAAACTALVVSSVSLLLVDVPLGLGVLIGVPLLVLGIQALSPLLTRRTSSQQQAVAQTTALATDLVSGLRTLRGIGAQHNAAERYRRSSQATLRATLRAASTNGLQDGVTTALSGLLLAAVAGVSGWFALHGRITIGELITVVGLAQFVAEPVATLGYVSQVIARSRASAERLAGVLSAPPLMVTGTGTAVDADQPPLALEGVSHGTLASLSLVVRPGESVGVLCYDPRDADVLLAVVGGRAPEHTGSVRVGGAVLEELDVELVRRTVLLERHETDLFEGTLRSNLLVETPALERVMVAAGAADLVDELDRPLADRGQSLSGGQRQRLGLARALLAEPPLLVLHDPSTAVDAVTEELLAEGLAAERAGQTTLVLTSSPALLGKMDRVVVIADGAVVAEGIHSELAETDPAYQEAVLR from the coding sequence ATGTCGACTGGGGAGCTGTTGAGGCGGGCCGTCCGGCGGCATCGGGGCCGGATGGTCGCCGGGGTGCTGATGCTCTCGCTGCACCAGGCGACCGAGGCGGCGGTCCCGGTGGCGATCGGCATCTTCGTGGACCGCGCCGTCGCGACCAGCCGGGTCCAGCCGTTGCTGTGGTGCGTACTGATGATGGTCGTCCTGTTCGCCGTGCTGTCGAACGCCTGGAAGGCCGGCGCGCGACAGGTGGTGTGGGCGATCGAGTACGAGACGCATCTGCTCCGGCTGGAGATCGCACAACGCGTACTCGACCCGCGTGGTCATCGGACCGGGCTCCGGTCGGGTGAGTTGTTGTCGATCGCGACATCCGATGCGGAGAAGGCCGCGCTGGTGATGCGGGGTGTGTCGATCGGAGCAGCCGCGTGTACGGCGCTGGTCGTGTCGTCGGTGTCCTTGCTGCTGGTCGACGTACCACTGGGGCTTGGGGTACTCATTGGCGTACCACTGCTGGTGCTGGGTATCCAGGCGCTGTCCCCGCTGTTGACCCGGCGTACGTCGAGCCAGCAGCAGGCGGTCGCGCAGACGACTGCACTGGCGACCGATCTGGTGAGTGGACTGCGGACGCTGCGGGGTATCGGAGCGCAGCACAACGCGGCTGAGCGGTACCGGCGGTCCAGTCAGGCCACTCTGCGGGCCACACTGCGTGCTGCGTCGACCAACGGTCTGCAGGACGGTGTGACCACCGCGCTGAGCGGTTTGCTGCTGGCTGCGGTGGCTGGTGTGTCCGGTTGGTTCGCGTTGCACGGGCGGATCACGATCGGTGAGTTGATCACGGTGGTCGGCCTGGCGCAGTTCGTAGCCGAACCGGTGGCGACGCTTGGGTACGTCAGCCAGGTGATTGCAAGGTCGCGCGCTTCGGCGGAGCGACTCGCTGGGGTGCTTTCCGCGCCACCACTGATGGTTACCGGCACCGGTACGGCCGTTGACGCGGATCAGCCGCCACTTGCGCTGGAAGGGGTGTCGCACGGGACGCTGGCGTCGCTGAGTCTGGTTGTTCGGCCGGGGGAGTCGGTGGGCGTGCTTTGCTACGACCCGCGCGATGCGGATGTACTGCTGGCAGTCGTGGGTGGGCGCGCGCCTGAGCACACCGGATCGGTGCGGGTCGGTGGCGCGGTGCTCGAAGAGCTGGACGTCGAGCTGGTGCGGCGGACCGTACTGCTGGAGCGGCACGAGACGGACCTGTTCGAGGGGACGCTGCGCAGCAACTTACTGGTAGAGACTCCGGCTCTGGAACGGGTGATGGTGGCTGCCGGCGCTGCTGATCTGGTGGACGAACTGGACCGGCCGCTGGCTGACCGTGGTCAGTCGCTGTCTGGTGGGCAGCGGCAACGGCTCGGTCTGGCGCGTGCCTTGTTGGCTGAACCGCCGCTGCTAGTGCTGCATGATCCGAGCACGGCAGTGGACGCAGTGACTGAGGAACTGCTGGCGGAAGGGCTGGCCGCTGAGCGCGCTGGTCAGACCACGCTGGTACTGACGAGCAGCCCCGCCCTGCTGGGCAAGATGGATCGTGTGGTCGTGATCGCCGATGGCGCAGTGGTTGCTGAAGGCATCCACTCCGAACTGGCTGAGACCGATCCGGCGTACCAGGAGGCGGTACTGCGATGA